In bacterium, a genomic segment contains:
- a CDS encoding GMC family oxidoreductase, protein MSGRFDCVIVGSGTSGGVIAYYLTEGGMRCLLLEAGDAYGADTFPENDMDGSARMFWGGGLELSTTAEMAFLRARCLGGTSVVNQCLLDRFDEHAWAAWQAASGIGFLSGEEMARHYAEVEGRLNIREVPATHHNRNARLFVEGCEKRGYRWAPLRRGETDCAIEEGNDCIACLNGCRRDSKQSTLITFIRWAQALGLQVWPGFQAEHIEPSSDGVRLSGTHHGRPQEICAPRVVLAAGALGNARLLLRSGFEKRLPSLGKGFYCHPQLMTFAEFDEPVDAHKGAFQACKSDDPRFRKAGFKLENVFAPPTSVAMLYPGIGARLQAFMLRYRHLASVEVAVQDTVPGRISVDARGRLQIAKRLEGEDVRRGKAGLLAVREILESVGARTILHCPMTFGLHLMGGLAIGQDAQRSAVGGGFNLHGFPNIYAADSSIFPAAPGINPALTIMALSHRASEEILKGVIE, encoded by the coding sequence ATGAGCGGCCGGTTTGACTGCGTCATTGTCGGCTCCGGGACATCCGGCGGGGTCATCGCCTACTATCTGACGGAGGGGGGCATGCGGTGTCTGCTGCTGGAAGCCGGCGACGCCTACGGCGCGGATACCTTCCCCGAGAACGACATGGACGGCTCTGCCCGGATGTTTTGGGGAGGCGGGCTCGAGCTCAGCACCACAGCGGAGATGGCGTTCCTGCGGGCCCGCTGCCTGGGCGGCACCTCGGTCGTCAACCAGTGCCTGCTCGACCGCTTTGATGAGCACGCGTGGGCGGCCTGGCAGGCGGCGTCCGGGATCGGGTTCCTGTCCGGGGAGGAGATGGCCCGGCACTACGCGGAGGTCGAGGGCCGCCTCAACATCAGGGAGGTCCCCGCGACGCACCACAACCGCAACGCCCGCCTGTTCGTCGAGGGCTGCGAGAAGCGAGGATACAGGTGGGCGCCGCTGCGCCGCGGGGAGACCGACTGCGCGATAGAGGAGGGGAATGACTGCATCGCCTGCCTGAACGGGTGCCGGCGCGACTCCAAGCAGAGCACCCTTATTACCTTCATCCGATGGGCGCAGGCGCTGGGGCTGCAGGTGTGGCCAGGGTTTCAGGCAGAGCACATCGAGCCCTCCTCTGACGGGGTGCGGCTGTCCGGCACCCACCACGGCCGGCCTCAAGAGATCTGCGCCCCCAGGGTTGTCCTAGCGGCCGGCGCGCTGGGCAACGCGCGCCTCCTGCTGCGTTCTGGATTCGAGAAGCGCCTGCCGTCGCTGGGCAAGGGATTCTACTGCCACCCGCAGTTGATGACCTTCGCCGAGTTCGACGAACCGGTGGACGCCCACAAGGGCGCCTTCCAGGCCTGCAAGTCCGACGATCCGCGGTTCAGGAAGGCGGGGTTCAAGCTTGAGAACGTCTTCGCCCCGCCGACCTCCGTGGCCATGCTCTATCCGGGGATCGGCGCGCGCCTCCAGGCGTTCATGCTTCGATACCGGCACCTGGCTTCGGTAGAGGTAGCCGTGCAGGACACGGTTCCCGGCCGGATCAGCGTGGATGCCCGGGGCAGGCTCCAGATAGCGAAGCGCCTGGAGGGCGAAGACGTCCGCCGCGGAAAGGCAGGGCTGCTCGCGGTCAGGGAGATCCTCGAGAGCGTGGGCGCCCGGACCATCCTGCACTGCCCGATGACCTTCGGGCTGCACCTGATGGGAGGACTGGCGATCGGCCAGGACGCGCAGCGCTCCGCGGTCGGCGGAGGATTCAACCTCCACGGCTTCCCCAACATCTACGCCGCCGACTCGAGCATCTTCCCTGCCGCGCCAGGGATCAACCCTGCGCTGACGATCATGGCGCTCAGCCACAGGGCAAGCGAAGAGATCCTCAAAGGGGTGATCGAGTGA
- a CDS encoding bifunctional UDP-sugar hydrolase/5'-nucleotidase, protein MRRPPRRTALALLAALALLATPALWTTDSAAPGPAAAAAAGSARPWARAIETFPIYGRTVTYEALRAGTIEETVFVRAEVAKLSFVNQGLTGLVVAVNGHELPLEDRPGAVLDLSGLVRWGPNRIRIAARAPPGASATFGIEIPRFIRAVFFHTNDVHGALEGLAAQAAEVKRVRAHNPNAYFVVAGDIFSGNPVADLTAGRSVIEALNAMGVTALATGNHEFDHGPAETQSRRSESAFPWLGANIRIVNRTATPIAPFDPYLILTTDLGQRVALFGLTETPPSTRRQNVVGLEFLEPVTVARVMAAQLRQQADLVVAVTHLGVEVDREVARAAGDLDLIIGGHSHTVLRVPVVENGIPIVQAGANSLFLGRADLVRDLTVRRSSVVAALIETRALREEDAAVRSIVERWNARLAAELDRRVGHAVAPLGRDNRTTRDVSMGNLIADATRAAFDRADVGMTNSGGIRASIPAGPITLRNLYAVMPFANYLLLFEITGEQLREVVRTSYSRRNQVDLQVSGMTIRYLVDAERWLLDAEITVAGRPLDPSRRYRVAVNDYMGTGGGGYPFPAFGPPVDTSSGTDVLELAAFIEKTLRGVVNYPPAEGRIRVEVRR, encoded by the coding sequence GTGAGGCGACCGCCACGGCGCACGGCGCTGGCGCTCCTGGCCGCGCTGGCGCTGCTGGCGACGCCGGCGCTGTGGACCACTGACTCTGCCGCCCCCGGCCCCGCGGCCGCTGCGGCGGCAGGATCTGCCCGTCCTTGGGCCCGCGCGATTGAAACCTTCCCCATCTACGGCCGGACGGTGACCTACGAGGCGCTGCGTGCCGGTACGATCGAGGAGACGGTCTTCGTCCGCGCTGAGGTGGCGAAGCTCTCCTTCGTCAACCAGGGACTGACCGGTCTTGTGGTCGCGGTCAACGGCCATGAGCTGCCGCTGGAGGATAGGCCGGGAGCGGTTCTTGACCTCAGCGGCCTGGTCCGATGGGGACCGAACCGGATCCGCATCGCGGCGCGCGCTCCACCCGGCGCCTCGGCCACCTTCGGCATCGAGATCCCTCGGTTCATCCGCGCGGTGTTCTTCCACACCAACGACGTCCACGGCGCGCTGGAAGGCCTGGCCGCGCAGGCCGCGGAGGTCAAGCGGGTTCGCGCGCACAACCCGAACGCCTACTTCGTCGTCGCAGGGGACATCTTCTCGGGTAACCCGGTGGCCGACCTGACCGCCGGCAGGTCGGTAATCGAGGCGCTCAACGCGATGGGCGTCACCGCGCTGGCCACAGGCAACCACGAGTTCGATCACGGACCGGCAGAGACCCAGTCTCGCAGAAGCGAGTCGGCCTTCCCCTGGCTGGGCGCCAACATCCGGATCGTCAACCGCACGGCAACGCCCATAGCACCCTTCGATCCTTACCTGATACTGACCACCGACCTGGGGCAGCGCGTCGCCCTCTTCGGCCTCACCGAGACGCCGCCGTCCACGCGCCGACAGAACGTCGTCGGCCTGGAGTTCCTCGAACCGGTGACGGTCGCGCGCGTCATGGCCGCGCAGCTGCGGCAGCAGGCAGACCTCGTGGTGGCCGTCACGCATCTGGGCGTGGAGGTGGACCGCGAGGTCGCCCGGGCCGCCGGAGACCTCGACCTCATCATTGGCGGGCACTCCCACACCGTGCTGCGCGTCCCGGTGGTCGAAAACGGAATACCGATTGTGCAGGCCGGCGCCAACAGCCTGTTCCTGGGACGGGCCGATCTGGTCCGCGACCTGACCGTGCGGCGAAGCAGCGTGGTAGCCGCTCTGATAGAGACCAGGGCCCTGCGGGAGGAAGACGCGGCCGTGCGTTCAATCGTGGAGAGATGGAACGCGCGCCTGGCCGCCGAGCTCGACCGGAGGGTAGGCCACGCCGTGGCCCCGCTCGGCCGCGATAACCGTACCACCCGTGATGTCAGCATGGGGAATCTGATCGCCGACGCGACCCGGGCCGCCTTCGACCGGGCCGACGTCGGGATGACCAACAGCGGCGGCATCCGCGCCTCGATCCCGGCCGGGCCGATCACGCTGCGCAACCTGTACGCGGTGATGCCATTCGCCAACTACCTCCTGCTCTTCGAGATCACCGGCGAGCAACTGCGCGAGGTCGTGCGCACGTCGTACTCGCGGCGCAACCAGGTGGACCTCCAGGTATCGGGGATGACCATCCGGTACCTGGTGGACGCGGAGCGCTGGCTGCTCGACGCCGAGATCACCGTTGCCGGCCGGCCGCTGGATCCATCCCGGCGGTATCGCGTGGCCGTCAACGACTACATGGGCACGGGCGGAGGAGGGTATCCCTTCCCTGCCTTCGGCCCGCCTGTTGACACCTCGTCCGGCACCGACGTCCTGGAACTCGCGGCGTTCATCGAGAAGACGCTGCGGGGCGTGGTTAACTACCCGCCTGCCGAGGGTCGGATCCGCGTAGAGGTCAGGCGGTAG
- the aroH gene encoding chorismate mutase: MPRILGVRGAITVESNTAEAIREATRTLLAEMVRANDVETDEIAAVIFTLTTDLNAAFPAEGARQMGWTAVPLLSSTEIAVPGALERCLRVLMLVNTSRSQGEITHVYLRGAEALRPDLNPHLRHAAPAGDS; encoded by the coding sequence GTGCCAAGAATCCTAGGCGTACGCGGCGCGATCACGGTGGAGTCCAACACCGCGGAGGCGATCCGCGAGGCAACGCGCACGCTGCTGGCTGAGATGGTGCGCGCCAACGATGTTGAAACAGACGAAATCGCCGCGGTGATCTTCACGCTGACGACCGACCTCAATGCCGCCTTTCCGGCCGAGGGCGCCCGGCAGATGGGCTGGACCGCGGTACCGCTCCTCTCGTCCACGGAGATCGCCGTGCCGGGCGCGCTGGAGCGGTGCCTGCGCGTGCTCATGCTGGTGAATACGTCCAGGTCGCAGGGCGAGATCACGCACGTCTACCTGCGCGGAGCCGAGGCGCTAAGGCCCGACCTCAACCCTCACCTCCGCCACGCGGCCCCCGCCGGTGATTCGTGA
- a CDS encoding alkaline phosphatase family protein translates to MRKEIAHLLLVPIVLLAWARLGAPQLTLYSWDAVAKYQSPYLSAIAPGQEGDAVSRRVVVVVVDALRADASRTLPAINRLREIGAERTARAGQPSLSYPTWTTIGTGAWQEQNGVTTNFYKRDILVDTIFEAAKRKGLTTAIVGAGSGWPQLYARGVDINIGIEGPSDPYSDLQGVRRQDDQIEATALRVLAEKKPDLLLIHLAEPDNAGHARGAASREYADAIATIDARIGRLVAALDLRDTTILVTGDHGMLERGGHGGWEREVLTIPLVAAGAGIRPGRYAEAAQADIAPTVAVLLGTSIPAHNQGRPLFDMLDLPEGLRARRAVDAAAQLRERYAQYARVIGAAPFAHLQLEQAREALAAGQTEKAYQAADADTEATWKQAASVKAARLTRERLARLPIALLVMLLFAAYMAVVVRARWDWRAPLAGTAVYTLIYQGLYFGRGYKWSLSAFNTEEQIMRFFTERTVDAMIALLLAAIVVGVLSRHRAPLAVAVNAVTMSFMVAWWLAFQIGIFYVLYNTSFAWYLPDLTIGFKYYLDVLQTGAFWPLTPAPLLIVLPFAALGARWVAARVPAFCPLRRAFRT, encoded by the coding sequence GTGCGAAAAGAGATAGCACACCTGCTGCTCGTTCCGATCGTCCTGCTGGCGTGGGCGCGCCTGGGCGCGCCGCAGCTCACCCTCTACTCCTGGGACGCCGTCGCAAAATACCAGAGTCCATACCTGAGCGCTATTGCGCCGGGCCAGGAGGGCGACGCGGTCTCCCGCCGGGTGGTGGTGGTCGTGGTGGACGCCCTGCGCGCCGACGCCTCGAGGACCCTGCCCGCCATCAACAGACTGCGCGAGATCGGAGCAGAGCGCACCGCGCGCGCCGGTCAGCCCTCGCTCTCGTATCCCACCTGGACGACCATCGGCACCGGCGCATGGCAAGAGCAGAACGGGGTCACAACTAACTTTTACAAACGCGACATCCTGGTGGACACGATCTTCGAGGCGGCCAAGCGCAAGGGGCTCACCACGGCAATCGTCGGCGCGGGATCCGGGTGGCCGCAGCTCTACGCCCGCGGGGTTGACATCAACATTGGGATCGAGGGGCCGAGCGACCCGTACTCCGACCTGCAGGGCGTGCGCCGGCAGGACGATCAGATAGAGGCGACGGCGCTGCGCGTCCTGGCCGAGAAGAAGCCGGATCTGTTGCTCATACACCTGGCCGAGCCGGACAACGCCGGGCACGCCCGCGGCGCGGCCAGCCGAGAGTACGCGGACGCCATCGCCACGATTGATGCGCGCATCGGTCGCCTGGTAGCCGCGCTCGATCTGCGCGACACCACCATACTGGTCACCGGCGACCACGGCATGCTGGAACGCGGCGGGCACGGCGGCTGGGAGAGGGAGGTGCTCACCATTCCGCTGGTAGCCGCCGGGGCCGGAATCCGGCCAGGCCGATACGCGGAAGCGGCCCAGGCGGACATAGCGCCCACCGTGGCCGTGCTCCTGGGTACGAGCATCCCTGCTCACAACCAGGGCCGGCCGCTTTTCGATATGCTTGACCTGCCGGAGGGCCTGCGCGCCCGACGCGCGGTGGACGCCGCAGCGCAGTTGCGCGAGCGCTATGCCCAGTATGCGCGGGTGATCGGCGCGGCCCCGTTCGCCCACCTGCAACTGGAGCAGGCCAGAGAGGCCCTTGCCGCCGGTCAGACCGAGAAAGCGTACCAGGCCGCGGACGCGGACACAGAGGCCACCTGGAAGCAGGCCGCCTCGGTCAAGGCCGCTCGCCTGACACGTGAACGGCTGGCACGGTTGCCCATCGCGCTGCTGGTCATGCTACTGTTCGCGGCCTACATGGCCGTCGTAGTCAGAGCCCGTTGGGACTGGCGCGCGCCGCTGGCCGGCACGGCCGTATACACCCTGATCTATCAAGGCCTGTACTTCGGCCGCGGCTACAAGTGGTCGTTGAGCGCGTTCAACACCGAGGAACAGATAATGCGGTTCTTCACGGAGCGCACTGTGGACGCGATGATCGCGCTGCTCCTCGCCGCCATCGTCGTAGGCGTGCTGAGTCGCCACAGGGCACCGCTGGCGGTTGCGGTCAACGCGGTCACCATGTCGTTCATGGTTGCCTGGTGGCTGGCGTTCCAGATTGGGATCTTCTACGTCCTCTACAACACCAGCTTCGCCTGGTACCTGCCCGATTTGACCATTGGCTTCAAGTACTATCTCGATGTGCTGCAGACCGGCGCGTTCTGGCCGCTTACCCCTGCCCCGCTGCTCATCGTCCTGCCGTTTGCCGCGCTCGGCGCCCGCTGGGTGGCGGCGCGCGTGCCTGCGTTCTGCCCGTTGCGCCGAGCGTTCCGCACATGA
- a CDS encoding alanine racemase: MPTIDAGLYQRYSQAIHGERLPLALVDMDAVDRNVETMVAPVRRAGKTLRLATKSVRCPALIRYILDRGQGTIRGLMSYAVEEAAFLLEQGFDDLLVAYPTVQDSDMRLLAAVNRERPCAAVVVDCVEHLERADSAAREAQSIIPVVVEADLSYRPLGGMLHLGVRRSPLRTSEAVVGMAERVPAFPHLSLRGVMGYEGQIAGVGEANPHSPLLNPARRLIKRLSVPRVAEARARIAGLLADRGIRIEVFNGGGTGSLFSTVTEAPVTEVTAGSGFLTGHLFDYYPRLDLVPALFFALQIVRRPDPGIVTCHGGGYIASGEAGRDRLPQPALPAGMKLLPFEGAGEVQTPLRVPPGVTLGLGDPVFFRHAKAGEPAEHFNEYLFVRGDRVEHRAPTYRGYGRCQL; the protein is encoded by the coding sequence ATGCCCACGATTGACGCCGGCCTCTACCAGAGGTACTCCCAGGCAATCCACGGCGAACGACTGCCGCTGGCGCTGGTGGACATGGACGCGGTGGACCGCAACGTGGAGACGATGGTCGCTCCGGTGCGGCGGGCCGGCAAAACGCTCCGGCTGGCCACCAAGTCCGTCCGCTGTCCTGCTCTGATTCGCTACATCCTAGATCGCGGTCAGGGCACGATCCGCGGACTGATGTCCTACGCGGTGGAGGAGGCCGCGTTCCTGCTCGAGCAGGGCTTCGATGATCTCCTGGTGGCCTACCCCACGGTCCAGGACTCTGACATGCGGCTCCTGGCGGCGGTCAACCGGGAGCGGCCATGCGCCGCGGTCGTCGTGGACTGCGTGGAGCACCTGGAGCGGGCCGACAGCGCTGCCCGGGAGGCGCAGAGTATCATCCCCGTCGTGGTCGAGGCGGATCTCTCGTACCGACCGCTGGGAGGGATGCTGCACCTGGGAGTGCGGCGCAGCCCGCTGCGCACTTCGGAGGCGGTCGTTGGGATGGCGGAGCGCGTGCCGGCGTTTCCGCACCTGTCGCTGAGGGGTGTGATGGGCTACGAAGGCCAGATCGCGGGCGTGGGTGAGGCCAACCCGCACTCGCCCCTGCTCAATCCTGCCAGGCGGTTGATCAAGCGGCTTTCGGTGCCGCGCGTGGCTGAGGCGCGGGCGCGCATCGCCGGCCTGCTCGCCGACCGGGGGATACGGATCGAGGTCTTCAACGGGGGCGGGACCGGGAGCCTGTTCTCCACCGTGACAGAGGCCCCCGTGACCGAGGTCACTGCAGGATCGGGCTTCCTGACCGGCCACCTATTTGACTACTATCCGCGGCTCGATCTGGTTCCGGCGCTGTTCTTCGCTCTTCAGATTGTGCGCCGGCCGGATCCGGGGATCGTCACCTGCCACGGCGGCGGCTACATCGCCTCGGGCGAGGCCGGCCGCGATCGGCTGCCCCAGCCTGCCCTGCCCGCGGGGATGAAGCTCCTGCCCTTCGAGGGCGCCGGGGAGGTGCAGACCCCCCTGCGCGTCCCGCCGGGAGTGACACTGGGCTTGGGCGACCCTGTCTTCTTCCGGCATGCCAAGGCAGGCGAGCCTGCCGAGCACTTCAACGAGTACCTGTTCGTCCGCGGAGACCGCGTCGAGCATCGGGCACCCACATATCGGGGATACGGCCGGTGCCAGTTGTGA
- the aroA gene encoding 3-phosphoshikimate 1-carboxyvinyltransferase, whose translation MREIHPLGAPPDASISIPGSKSLTNRALLLGALARGRSRLTDVLFSDDTCVMVECLRRLGFAVQVDQPELLMTVEGRGGEIPAESADLFVGGAGTAARFLTAMVGLGSGRYTIDGTERMRERPIQDLLDALGMLGVEAVAERGTPPVVVNARGLRGGRAVVRGDTSSQFLSALLMVAPYAQDDVEVVLEGRLVEAPYVEMTLAVMEAFGIRVEREGLRRFFFRSGGCYRARDYAIEPDASAAAYFFAAAAVTGGRVRVPGLSASSLQGDARFVDLLEEMGCRVVRGEDFLEVSGSGVLRGIEADLSEMSDQTMTLAAIAPFADGPTRIRDVAHIRHHESDRVAATATELRRLGQEVEERDDGLVIMPRPLRPAVVQTYDDHRIAMAFAVTGLRAPGIAIANPGCVAKTFPDFFERLEDLRPVPV comes from the coding sequence GTGAGAGAGATCCATCCTCTGGGGGCTCCCCCGGATGCGTCCATTAGTATCCCCGGCTCAAAGAGTCTGACCAACAGGGCCCTGCTGCTGGGCGCGCTGGCCCGCGGCAGGTCGCGACTGACCGATGTCCTGTTCAGCGACGACACCTGCGTCATGGTCGAGTGCCTGCGGCGCCTGGGCTTCGCAGTTCAAGTTGACCAGCCGGAACTGTTGATGACCGTGGAGGGCCGCGGCGGGGAAATTCCGGCGGAGAGCGCCGATCTGTTCGTCGGGGGCGCCGGGACCGCGGCTCGGTTCCTGACGGCGATGGTGGGTCTGGGCAGCGGCAGGTACACGATTGACGGCACGGAACGGATGCGGGAACGGCCGATCCAGGACCTGCTCGACGCCCTTGGGATGCTCGGTGTGGAGGCCGTTGCAGAGCGCGGAACGCCGCCGGTCGTGGTGAATGCCCGCGGCCTGCGCGGCGGACGCGCGGTGGTGCGCGGCGATACCAGCAGCCAGTTCCTCTCCGCGCTGCTGATGGTGGCGCCGTACGCACAGGACGATGTGGAGGTGGTCCTGGAAGGCCGCCTGGTGGAGGCCCCTTACGTTGAGATGACGTTGGCCGTGATGGAGGCGTTTGGAATCCGCGTTGAGCGCGAGGGTCTGCGGCGGTTCTTCTTCCGGTCCGGAGGGTGCTACCGCGCGCGCGACTACGCCATCGAGCCGGATGCCAGCGCCGCCGCGTACTTCTTCGCGGCCGCGGCCGTCACCGGAGGCCGGGTGCGGGTGCCGGGGCTCTCAGCATCCTCGCTACAAGGGGACGCGCGCTTCGTGGACCTGCTCGAGGAGATGGGCTGCCGGGTAGTGCGCGGCGAGGACTTCCTTGAGGTCTCGGGCAGCGGGGTGCTGCGCGGAATCGAGGCGGACCTCTCCGAGATGAGTGATCAGACCATGACGCTGGCCGCGATTGCGCCCTTCGCCGACGGTCCTACCCGCATACGTGACGTTGCGCACATCCGACACCACGAGTCCGACCGGGTGGCGGCCACCGCCACCGAACTGCGGCGGTTGGGTCAAGAGGTGGAGGAACGCGACGACGGCCTGGTGATCATGCCGAGGCCTCTGCGGCCGGCGGTGGTTCAGACATACGATGACCACCGCATCGCGATGGCCTTTGCGGTCACCGGCCTGCGGGCTCCGGGGATCGCTATTGCGAACCCCGGGTGCGTGGCTAAGACCTTCCCGGACTTCTTCGAGCGGTTGGAAGACCTCCGCCCAGTCCCTGTCTAG
- a CDS encoding aldehyde dehydrogenase family protein, producing the protein MREGRLWIGGGWSESGNWAVGQDPCTGEDAYRYAVAGPNDVRQAVDVARRAQPAWAESSWSTRRSVLRRAMHLMVDRIDEISATILLETGKPPCESVGGAEIPTGLECLAYYAAEGDRVLRPRALRTRFRPYFFGKSGRVYRKPLGVIGAITPWNLPFSLAMGAIVPALVAGNAVVAKPSEYAPLTVLEIARAFADAGLPAGLFNVVPGGPETGAALVASQTDRIVFIGSAATGASVARALADAGRRPPLLELDGKDAMVVCADADVAYAAQGAVWNAFSNTGQLCCSVERVYVVRERAEAFVDRVLQATARLTDLAGFTEHAGRLHAPATHWAFGPLIRESARQRVHRHVTDAVERGARLLTGGRIPEGPGFWYPPTVLADVTDEMLVMREETFGPVLPVVAVADEEEAVARANASPFALTGSVWTRDLKRGRRLADQMRAGLVMVNDHASAYAMLDCPWGGSGSGGWGRLHGPDALWEVTEARACVVDRVPTPKVWWYPYTRPAYEYFRRGNELLFAGRLRQRLGAVGPVVRALLAGRRQPGLGG; encoded by the coding sequence ATGCGCGAGGGCAGGCTGTGGATCGGCGGCGGGTGGTCCGAGAGCGGAAACTGGGCAGTGGGCCAGGACCCCTGCACCGGTGAGGACGCCTATCGGTACGCGGTAGCCGGGCCAAACGATGTCCGGCAGGCGGTGGATGTGGCCCGCCGGGCCCAACCGGCCTGGGCAGAGAGCTCCTGGTCCACCCGGCGCAGCGTGCTGCGGCGAGCCATGCACTTGATGGTGGATCGCATCGACGAGATATCGGCGACCATCCTGCTGGAGACCGGCAAGCCTCCCTGCGAGTCTGTCGGCGGCGCGGAGATCCCGACCGGCCTTGAGTGCCTGGCATACTACGCGGCGGAGGGGGATCGGGTTTTGCGCCCGCGCGCACTCCGGACGCGCTTCCGGCCCTACTTCTTCGGCAAGTCCGGCCGGGTGTACCGGAAGCCCCTGGGCGTGATCGGGGCCATCACGCCGTGGAACCTGCCCTTCTCGCTTGCGATGGGCGCCATCGTGCCTGCCCTGGTGGCCGGGAACGCGGTGGTCGCCAAACCGTCGGAGTATGCTCCCCTGACCGTCCTGGAGATCGCGCGCGCCTTCGCGGATGCCGGCCTGCCCGCCGGGCTGTTCAATGTGGTCCCCGGCGGCCCCGAGACCGGAGCGGCACTCGTGGCTTCACAGACCGATCGCATCGTGTTCATCGGCAGCGCCGCCACCGGGGCTTCGGTCGCGCGCGCCCTGGCGGATGCGGGCAGGAGGCCCCCGCTGCTCGAGTTGGATGGCAAGGATGCCATGGTTGTCTGCGCGGATGCGGACGTGGCCTACGCGGCGCAGGGCGCGGTGTGGAACGCGTTCAGCAACACCGGACAGCTTTGCTGCTCGGTGGAGCGGGTCTACGTCGTCCGCGAGAGAGCCGAAGCCTTCGTTGATCGGGTGCTACAGGCCACCGCGCGCCTGACAGATCTGGCCGGGTTCACCGAGCACGCGGGCCGCCTGCACGCCCCGGCCACGCACTGGGCCTTCGGCCCGCTGATCAGGGAGTCGGCGCGGCAGAGGGTGCACCGCCACGTTACCGACGCGGTCGAGCGCGGGGCTCGGCTGCTGACCGGGGGCCGCATCCCCGAGGGGCCGGGCTTCTGGTACCCGCCGACCGTCCTGGCCGACGTGACCGATGAGATGCTCGTAATGCGCGAGGAGACCTTCGGACCGGTCCTGCCCGTGGTAGCCGTGGCCGACGAGGAGGAGGCGGTCGCCCGTGCCAATGCGTCGCCCTTCGCGCTGACCGGCAGCGTGTGGACGCGGGACCTGAAGCGCGGGAGGCGACTGGCAGACCAGATGCGTGCAGGCCTGGTCATGGTGAACGATCACGCCTCGGCCTACGCGATGCTGGATTGCCCGTGGGGCGGAAGCGGCTCCGGCGGGTGGGGCCGGCTGCACGGACCCGATGCCCTGTGGGAGGTGACCGAGGCGCGCGCGTGCGTGGTGGACCGCGTACCAACGCCTAAGGTGTGGTGGTACCCATACACGCGGCCGGCCTATGAGTACTTCCGCCGGGGGAACGAGCTGCTGTTCGCCGGGAGGCTGCGCCAGCGGCTAGGCGCCGTCGGCCCGGTCGTCCGCGCGCTCCTGGCCGGCCGACGCCAGCCGGGCCTGGGCGGCTAG
- a CDS encoding SdpI family protein translates to MRISWRSEVLSLALIAAMLVLAGLTWGAAPERLPVHWDIKGTPDRFGGKAEGLLAIPATAVGIYVLMLVLPRFDPRRRHYELFAGVYNLIRTLLVAFLFALYLVVVLWARGIPVRVEKITPLLVGALLIVLGSYMGKLRSTWFVGIRTPWTLSSEESWNKTHRLGGKVFILGGAASILVGLLRSEYAVWAMIALLAGGMLALTVFSYIWWKHDPNRQEIP, encoded by the coding sequence GTGAGGATCTCGTGGAGAAGCGAGGTATTGAGCCTTGCGCTCATCGCGGCCATGCTGGTGCTGGCAGGGCTGACCTGGGGCGCAGCCCCGGAGCGGCTGCCGGTTCACTGGGACATCAAGGGGACGCCCGACCGGTTCGGCGGCAAGGCAGAGGGACTTCTTGCCATCCCGGCAACCGCGGTGGGCATCTATGTCCTGATGCTCGTCCTGCCTCGCTTCGATCCCCGGCGCAGGCACTACGAGCTCTTTGCAGGCGTTTACAACCTCATCCGAACGCTGCTGGTCGCGTTTCTGTTCGCCCTGTACCTGGTAGTCGTGCTCTGGGCGCGCGGAATCCCGGTCCGCGTGGAGAAGATCACGCCCCTGCTGGTCGGCGCGCTGTTAATTGTCCTGGGGAGCTACATGGGTAAACTGCGCTCAACATGGTTCGTGGGAATCCGCACGCCGTGGACGCTTTCCAGCGAGGAGTCGTGGAACAAGACCCACCGGCTGGGGGGAAAGGTGTTCATCCTTGGCGGCGCGGCATCAATTCTGGTAGGGCTACTGCGCTCGGAGTACGCGGTGTGGGCGATGATCGCGCTTCTGGCAGGGGGAATGCTCGCTCTGACGGTCTTCTCGTACATCTGGTGGAAGCACGACCCGAACCGGCAGGAAATCCCGTGA